From a region of the Cucumis sativus cultivar 9930 chromosome 6, Cucumber_9930_V3, whole genome shotgun sequence genome:
- the LOC101202918 gene encoding O-fucosyltransferase 31, with protein sequence MVMGLSYQSNRAGALAGVFVLLFPVFLPGLFSPFGHASPSTFSEWNTPKPRHLRLLKSALQRQSSKPDQSDLWAPLADEGWRPCVDSSKASSLPEKSEGYIQVFLDGGLNQQRMGICDAVAVAKILNATLVIPHLEVNPVWKDSSSFVDIFDVDHFINVLKDDISIVKELPAEFSWSTREYYATAIRATRVKTAPVHASANWYLDNVLPVLQSYGIAAIAPFSHRLAFENLPDEIQRLRCKVNFQALTFVPHIQELGEALINRLRYPLNKKESVGGNYLSLTTDANEQRPLKFVVLHLRFDKDMAAHSACDFGGGKAEKLALAKYRQVLWQGRVLNSQFTDEELRSQGRCPLTPEEIGLLMAALGFDNNTRLYLASHKVYGGEARISTLRSLFPLMEDKKSLTSGSELAQIKGKASLLAAVDYYVSMYSDIFISASPGNMHNAMVGHRTYENLKTIRPNMALLGQLFMNKSIIWSDFHQATVEGHKNRQGQIRLRKPKQSIYTYPAPDCVCHA encoded by the exons ATGGTTATGGGACTTAGTTACCAGTCTAACAGAGCTGGAGCTTTGGCTGGTGTTTTCGTCCTGCTTTTCCCTGTTTTTCTGCCGGGTTTATTTAGCCCTTTTGGTCATGCTTCGCCTTCCACATTCTCG GAATGGAACACTCCAAAGCCCAGGCACCTGCGTCTGCTGAAAAGTGCTTTACAACGCCAAAGT TCAAAACCAGATCAGTCTGATTTATGGGCTCCCTTAGCTGATGAAGGATGGAGGCCTTGTGTTGATTCATCAAAAGCTTCCT CTCTACCAGAGAAATCTGAAGGATATATCCAGGTGTTTCTAGATGGAGGGCTGAACCAGCAAAGAATGGGA ATTTGTGATGCAGTTGCTGTTGCTAAGATTCTAAATGCAACCCTTGTGATTCCCCACCTTGAAGTTAATCCCGTCTGGAAAGATTCAAG TTCTTTCGTCGATATATTTGATGTGGATCACTTTATTAACGTATTGAAGGATGACATTTCTATAGTTAAAGAGCTGCCAGCTGAATTTTCTTGGAGTACTAGGGAATATTATGCTACAGCCATTCGGGCTACTAGAGTCAAAACAGCGCCCGTTCATGCCTCGGCAAACTGGTATCTGGACAATGTTTTACCTGTATTGCAGAG CTACGGTATTGCTGCCATCGCACCCTTCTCACACCGTCTAGCTTTTGAGAACTTGCCTGATGAGATACAAAGGTTGCGCTGTAAGGTCAACTTTCAAGCATTAACTTTTGTTCCCCATATTCAAGAACTAGGAGAAGCTCTCATCAATCGCCTGCGGTATCCTTTGAATAAGAAGGAATCAGTGGGGGGTAACTACCTAAGTCTGACCACTGATGCAAATGAACAACGTCCATTGAAGTTTGTTGTCCTACACCTACGATTTGACAAG GACATGGCAGCTCATTCAGCCTGCGATTTTGGTGGGGGAAAGGCTGAAAAACTTGCTTTGGCCAAATATCGTCAAGTGCTCTGGCAGGGAAGGGTCCTTAACTCTCAGTTCACAGATGAAGAGTTGCGGAGTCAGGGTCGTTGCCCTTTGACCCCTGAGGAGATCGGTTTGCTAATGGCTGCCTTGGGTTTTGACAACAATACCCGTCTATATTTGGCTTCCCACAAG GTATATGGTGGGGAAGCTAGGATTTCGACTTTGCGGAGTCTTTTCCCATTAATGGAGGACAAGAAGAGTCTCACTTCTGGAAGTGAACTAGCCCAAATCAAAGGAAAGGCCTCTTTGCTTGCTGCGGTTGACTACTACGTAAGCATGTACAGTGACATTTTTATCTCGGCTTCTCCTGGAAATATGCATAATGCAATG GTGGGACATCGCACGTACGAGAACTTGAAGACCATAAGACCAAACATGGCATTATTGGGACAGCTTTTCATGAACAAAAGTATCATTTGGTCAGACTTTCATCAGGCCACTGTAGAAGGCCACAAAAACAGACAAGGACAAATAAGGTTGAGAAAGCCAAAGCAATCAATATACACATATCCAGCTCCTGATTGTGTTTGCCACGCTTGA
- the LOC101203152 gene encoding MADS-box protein SVP isoform X2 gives MAKEKIQIRKIDNATARQVTFSKRRRGLFKKAKELSVLCDADVALIIFSATGKLFEYSSSSMKGIIERHNLHSKNLQKLEQPSLELQLVENSNYTRLNKEIAEKTHQLRQMRGEELQTLNIEELQQLEKSLESGLSRVMEKKSAELMDENKRLKQQAEKMNGVRHLGVEPEILVVEDGQSSNSVTEVCVSNSNGPPQDLESSDTSLKLGLPYSG, from the exons ATGGCGAAAGAGAAAATCCAGATCAGGAAGATCGATAACGCGACGGCGAGGCAGGTCACTTTCTCCAAGCGTCGGAGGGGACTTTTCAAGAAAGCCAAAGAGCTTTCCGTTTTATGCGATGCCGATGTGGCCCTCATTATCTTCTCTGCCACCGGAAAGCTGTTCGAGTACTCCAGCTCAAG CATGAAGGGAATCATAGAAAGACATAATTTGCACTCTAAGAACCTTCAGAAATTGGAACAACCATCCCTTGAATTACAG CTGGTAGAAAACAGCAATTACACCCGATTAAACAAGGAAATTGCTGAAAAAACTCATCAACTAAG GCAGATGAGGGGTGAGGAACTTCAAACATTGAATATAGAGGAATTGCAGCAGTTGGAGAAGTCACTGGAGTCTGGATTGAGCCGTGTGATGGAGAAAAAG TCGGCCGAGCTGATGGATGAGAATAAGCGATTGAAACAACAA GCGGAGAAAATGAATGGCGTAAGGCACCTGGGCGTAGAGCCCGAGATTTTGGTCGTGGAGGATGGCCAGTCGTCGAATTCCGTCACTGAAGTTTGTGTTTCCAACTCCAATGGCCCGCCTCAAGATCTGGAAAGCTCAGACACATCTCTTAAATTAGG GCTGCCGTATTCCGGATGA
- the LOC101203152 gene encoding MADS-box protein SVP isoform X1 has protein sequence MAKEKIQIRKIDNATARQVTFSKRRRGLFKKAKELSVLCDADVALIIFSATGKLFEYSSSSMKGIIERHNLHSKNLQKLEQPSLELQLVENSNYTRLNKEIAEKTHQLRQMRGEELQTLNIEELQQLEKSLESGLSRVMEKKGERIMKEITDLQRKSAELMDENKRLKQQAEKMNGVRHLGVEPEILVVEDGQSSNSVTEVCVSNSNGPPQDLESSDTSLKLGLPYSG, from the exons ATGGCGAAAGAGAAAATCCAGATCAGGAAGATCGATAACGCGACGGCGAGGCAGGTCACTTTCTCCAAGCGTCGGAGGGGACTTTTCAAGAAAGCCAAAGAGCTTTCCGTTTTATGCGATGCCGATGTGGCCCTCATTATCTTCTCTGCCACCGGAAAGCTGTTCGAGTACTCCAGCTCAAG CATGAAGGGAATCATAGAAAGACATAATTTGCACTCTAAGAACCTTCAGAAATTGGAACAACCATCCCTTGAATTACAG CTGGTAGAAAACAGCAATTACACCCGATTAAACAAGGAAATTGCTGAAAAAACTCATCAACTAAG GCAGATGAGGGGTGAGGAACTTCAAACATTGAATATAGAGGAATTGCAGCAGTTGGAGAAGTCACTGGAGTCTGGATTGAGCCGTGTGATGGAGAAAAAG GGTGAACGGATCATGAAAGAGATCACTGACCTTCAAAGAAAG TCGGCCGAGCTGATGGATGAGAATAAGCGATTGAAACAACAA GCGGAGAAAATGAATGGCGTAAGGCACCTGGGCGTAGAGCCCGAGATTTTGGTCGTGGAGGATGGCCAGTCGTCGAATTCCGTCACTGAAGTTTGTGTTTCCAACTCCAATGGCCCGCCTCAAGATCTGGAAAGCTCAGACACATCTCTTAAATTAGG GCTGCCGTATTCCGGATGA